A genomic window from Streptomyces sp. NBC_01429 includes:
- a CDS encoding universal stress protein encodes MSGVSQGIPGFGPVVVGTDGSRTAAEGVLWAAGEAAAREQPLTVVHAIGVEQAGYLAYDRSRSILDAAERVLDESVARVSQRYPGVAVTTG; translated from the coding sequence ATGAGCGGTGTCAGTCAGGGGATACCTGGGTTCGGGCCGGTTGTCGTCGGTACGGACGGTTCGAGGACGGCGGCGGAGGGTGTGCTGTGGGCAGCGGGTGAGGCCGCGGCGCGCGAGCAGCCTCTGACCGTCGTGCACGCGATCGGCGTCGAGCAGGCCGGGTATCTGGCCTACGACCGTTCTCGTTCCATCCTCGATGCCGCCGAGCGGGTGCTCGACGAGTCGGTGGCGCGGGTGTCGCAGCGGTACCCCGGGGTGGCCGTCACCACAGGCTGA
- a CDS encoding helix-turn-helix domain-containing protein, with product MTDHHGAKVAQALALALACALESTGWSVAELARRSGVSRLTIANVMEGRVWPDLLTIASLERALECDLWPGRGV from the coding sequence TTGACTGACCATCACGGCGCCAAGGTCGCCCAGGCGTTGGCCCTCGCGCTGGCCTGCGCTCTGGAGAGCACCGGATGGTCGGTGGCCGAACTGGCCCGCCGCAGCGGGGTCAGCAGGCTGACGATCGCCAATGTCATGGAGGGGCGGGTCTGGCCGGACCTGCTGACCATCGCCAGTCTGGAGCGGGCGCTGGAGTGCGACCTGTGGCCGGGGCGGGGTGTGTGA